The DNA segment ATTAAAAAGTATAAAACCCACTTTAACTAATGCTTTTAGCTAGTTTTGATATAATCCAAACAAAAAAAGATAGGAGATTTTGATTTTGAGAATTTTATCAGGAATTCAACCTTCAGGAACTATTCATATAGGAAACTATTTTGGAATGGTAAAAAAGATGATAGAGTCACAAAATGATGGTGAACTATTTGCTTTTATTGCTTCATACCATGCACTAACAAGTGTTAAAGATAAAGAATTTTTAGAAAAAAACTCTTATGAGGCAGCAATTAACTTTTTAGCTCTTGGTATGGACCCAGAAAAATCAACTTTTTGGATCCAACATGATGTAAAAGAGGTTTTAGAATTGTACTGGATTTTATCAAATCATACTTCTATGGGATTACTTGAAAGAGCACACTCATATAAAGACAAAACTGCAAGAGGATTAGTTGCTAGCCATGGTCTTTTTTCTTATCCCGTTTTAATGGCCGCAGATATTTTACTATTTGATTCAAATATAGTTCCTGTTGGAAAAGATCAAATTCAACATGTTGAAATGACAAGAGATATAGCAACTTCATTTAATCATGCATATAAAAAAGAGATACTTACTCTTCCTGTTGCAAAAGTAGATGAAGAAGTTGCAACAGTTCTTGGAACTGATGGTGCGAAAATGTCAAAATCATATAACAATACAATTGATATGTTTACAACTTCTAAACAAAGAAAAAAACAAGTTATGAGTATAGTAACTGATTCAAAAGAATTGGATGAGCCTAAAGAGTGGGAAAATTGTAATATCTATAATATTTCAAAACTATTTATGAATGAAGATGAATTAAAAGATTTACAAAAAAGATATATAACTCCTGGTGAAGGGTATGGACATTTCAAACTTACACTTCTTGAAAAAATAGAACAATATTTCAAGCCTTATGAAGAAAAAAGAGAATATTTTGCTGCAAATCCTAAAAAAGTAAGAGAAATTTTAGAATTTGGTGCACAAAAAGCAAGAAAAATTGCAAGTGAAAAAATAAAAGAAATTAGAGATATAGTAGGTTTAATTTAAAACCTTATCTCTTTTTATACTCAAAAATAAATTAGGTTCACCTACTATATAAATATTTCCCTCTTTATCTTTAGTTATTCCTTCTGGATTTGTCATTTGTGAAGATATTTTGTTGTTGCTTAAATCTAAATATTTACTAAAATCTATTTGTTCATCAACTCTTCCAAGAATTTTACTTTCATCACTTAAAATATAAAATCTTCTCATAACTTCATCATAATGTATTGCTGAAAAATCTGATAAATAAACATTATTAAACTCTAGTTCTTCTTTATCTTTTATTTTTATATTTGAATCTGTCATAAAACCTTTTATGGAGATTATTTTTTTAGGACTTCTCTCATTTACAATATAAAATTCATCTTCAACTTTATCATAACTTATACCTTCCAAACCAAAGTTTTCAAAATATCTATAATCAAGATTAAATTCTTTTAATGAATTTTCTCTATGAACAACTTTTGTATCATTATCTATTTCTACTATAAAAATAGAACTTAATTCTTCATCCAAAATAGCAAATATATTCTCTTTTATATATGTTATGTCTTCTGTATCTCTAAACCCTTTTAAATCTATTTTTCTTAAAACCTCTCCATTTTTATCTAATTCATAAATATCTCTTGGTGAATTAGTTATAACAAAAAGAGTATTGATATTCTCATTGAAGGTAATTCCTGAAAGATTATTTGGTATTTCTTCAATAACTTTAACCTTATAATTAAATTCTATATCATTAATTAAATTATCTTTCTGAGTATGAAAAATCCTAAATACCAACTTATCATCAATATCTGTATAATGAATTATAGAAAAAAGAAAAGGACAAAAAATTATAAAAAATAGTAAAAATTTCTTGTACATTAAATCTTTTTACAAATAAACATTTTTTTATCAGCTTTATTATTTGTATATAAAAAAAGATCTCTTTTTTCAACAATCTCAAAACCAACATTTTTTAGTATTTTTTCTAAATAATTAGTTTTATAATATTCTTGTGAAATCAAGCCTTCATTCTTTACAAATTTATTATCTTCTTCTTTTTCAAATAAGAAAAAATTTGTAATAAGCTTAGAATCAATGAAATCTGAATTTATAGCGATAAAACTATCTTCTAAATCAATATTTATACTTCCTTGAGCAATATTTTCAAAGGCAAAAAGTGTATTTATATCGAATAAAAAATATCCATTTTTATTTAAAAGAGAATAGATATTTTTAAAAAACTCTTCTATTTTTTGTTTTTCTACAAAATTCACAACATCAAAAATAGCAACAGTACAATCAAAAATTTGATCAATTTTTTTTAATTCTAAATTTTCTGCATTTAGGCTTTTGTCTTTACAAACCTTTATTTGTTCTAAACTATTATCAATTCCTAAATAGTTCAGCCCATTTATTCGTAAATTTTCTAAGAAGTAACCTCTACCACAACCAATATCTAAAATATTGTCTAAAGAGTTTTCCATTATAAATCTCATAAACTCTTTATGTAAAGTATATGTAGCCTCTTCTAAATCTAAATAAGGTTCTATTTTTGCATATAAATCTAAATTTTTCATTATAAATATTTTTCTATTCTATCTTTTAAATCAAATATTGCATCTTTTTTTGCATAAAAAGAGTTTTTATTTGCTATTAAATGTGCGCTACTCTGCATAATAGTAGGTCCAACTTCTAGTCCGTTTTGTTTCATAGTTTCACCAGTTTCAACTATATCAACAATACAATCACAAAGACCAACCAGTGGTGCTAACTCGATTGATCCATAAAGTTTGATAATCTCAACTGCCATTGCTTTTTCTTCAAAATATTTTTTTGTTATTTTTTCATGTTTTGTTGCAATTGTTATTTTACTTTTATCAAAATTCAAAGTTTCTCCAGCTCTGAGTCCAAAAGCAACTTTACATTTTCCTAATTTTAAATCCAAAAGTTTGATTAAATCGTACTCTTTTTCTTCTAATACATCAAGTCCAACAACACCCAAATCAGCGGCTCCATGCATTACATAAGTTGGTACATCTTGATTTCTTACATTTAAAAATTTAAAACCACTTTTTTGCAATATTAGTTTTCTATCTTCAAAAACAAACTTTTCACCAAAAGCTTTTTCAAATCTATCAAGAGTCTCATCAGCAATTCTTCCCTTAGGCAATGCAATCGTTAGCATCTATTATCCTTTTCATATTTTCAAATATTAAATCTTTTTTATATTGGCTATTTTTGAAAAATGAAGATAAAAATTCTCCATCTCCGCCTGTAAATATTATATTTTTATCTTTACAAATCTCTTTTATTGGTAAAATGATAGATTTAATCAAAGCGTATAAAATAGCATCTTTTGTTTGAAGCGGTATTTTATCTAAATTAATATTTTTTTCAAAATCTACTTTTAATTTTTCTGAAATATTTTCATAACTTTTTACAAAACTATTTATACCAAGAAGTATAAAACCACCCTTATGAACAGAGTTTTCAATAATATCAACCGTAATAGCACTTCCAGCATCAACTATAACTGCATTTTTTTGAAAACAACAAGCAACAGCTCTATCAATTCCCATGCCAATATAAGAAGTTTTAAAAGTTATAAAAGAACTTAAATCTTTTGCTTGAGGATTTTTTTCAAGTAGCTTAACTTTTGCTTTTTCATTTACACTTATATAAAAAATTTCTTCTTCAAAGCTTGGAATTTCATCATTTTTATAATAATTTTTTATTTCATCATTTATAAAAAATTTTGTACTTGTATTTCCAATATCACATAAAATCAACTCGGACGCTCCAACCATTTTCTTTTAAAAATTCTTTTGCTTTTGAGCACATTGGGCTTTTTATTAAAAGCTCTTTTACTTTAAAATTATGTCCAACAAAACTTGATAAATTATTTGATAAATCAATTAAATCTTCTGCACTTTTTCTTATAAATCTACTTTTTGAATCAAAAATAAAAATTGCATAATATTTTAAATCTATTGTTGTTCCAATAAAAATCTCTATTTTTTTTCTACTATTAATATCTTTTGGTAAAATCTCTTTAAAATCTTTAAATAGTATATTTTTTTTTGAAAAGTACTCTGTAATTTCTTTCATTTATATCCTTAAAAGCTTTATTATAACAAACTTTTGTATAATTACAAAAATATAAC comes from the Aliarcobacter cibarius genome and includes:
- the trpS gene encoding tryptophan--tRNA ligase; translated protein: MRILSGIQPSGTIHIGNYFGMVKKMIESQNDGELFAFIASYHALTSVKDKEFLEKNSYEAAINFLALGMDPEKSTFWIQHDVKEVLELYWILSNHTSMGLLERAHSYKDKTARGLVASHGLFSYPVLMAADILLFDSNIVPVGKDQIQHVEMTRDIATSFNHAYKKEILTLPVAKVDEEVATVLGTDGAKMSKSYNNTIDMFTTSKQRKKQVMSIVTDSKELDEPKEWENCNIYNISKLFMNEDELKDLQKRYITPGEGYGHFKLTLLEKIEQYFKPYEEKREYFAANPKKVREILEFGAQKARKIASEKIKEIRDIVGLI
- a CDS encoding SdiA-regulated domain-containing protein, which codes for MYKKFLLFFIIFCPFLFSIIHYTDIDDKLVFRIFHTQKDNLINDIEFNYKVKVIEEIPNNLSGITFNENINTLFVITNSPRDIYELDKNGEVLRKIDLKGFRDTEDITYIKENIFAILDEELSSIFIVEIDNDTKVVHRENSLKEFNLDYRYFENFGLEGISYDKVEDEFYIVNERSPKKIISIKGFMTDSNIKIKDKEELEFNNVYLSDFSAIHYDEVMRRFYILSDESKILGRVDEQIDFSKYLDLSNNKISSQMTNPEGITKDKEGNIYIVGEPNLFLSIKRDKVLN
- a CDS encoding class I SAM-dependent DNA methyltransferase yields the protein MKNLDLYAKIEPYLDLEEATYTLHKEFMRFIMENSLDNILDIGCGRGYFLENLRINGLNYLGIDNSLEQIKVCKDKSLNAENLELKKIDQIFDCTVAIFDVVNFVEKQKIEEFFKNIYSLLNKNGYFLFDINTLFAFENIAQGSINIDLEDSFIAINSDFIDSKLITNFFLFEKEEDNKFVKNEGLISQEYYKTNYLEKILKNVGFEIVEKRDLFLYTNNKADKKMFICKKI
- the hisG gene encoding ATP phosphoribosyltransferase; this translates as MLTIALPKGRIADETLDRFEKAFGEKFVFEDRKLILQKSGFKFLNVRNQDVPTYVMHGAADLGVVGLDVLEEKEYDLIKLLDLKLGKCKVAFGLRAGETLNFDKSKITIATKHEKITKKYFEEKAMAVEIIKLYGSIELAPLVGLCDCIVDIVETGETMKQNGLEVGPTIMQSSAHLIANKNSFYAKKDAIFDLKDRIEKYL
- a CDS encoding type III pantothenate kinase, with amino-acid sequence MILCDIGNTSTKFFINDEIKNYYKNDEIPSFEEEIFYISVNEKAKVKLLEKNPQAKDLSSFITFKTSYIGMGIDRAVACCFQKNAVIVDAGSAITVDIIENSVHKGGFILLGINSFVKSYENISEKLKVDFEKNINLDKIPLQTKDAILYALIKSIILPIKEICKDKNIIFTGGDGEFLSSFFKNSQYKKDLIFENMKRIIDANDCIA